The nucleotide window CGGTTCATTGCAATCGACCGGAGGTTCGGCTGGCAGCCGGCAGTTCGGCCGAAAAACGGGTGACATGTCGAACCGGTTGTTGCTTCGCCGGAGGTTCTAGCCATCACTGATTTGGCCAAGCCACCTCATCACCAACTCCTGTGTCTTCCGATTAAGAAGTTATGATGGTCCACCGGCCGGAAGACGGTGCCTCCACCGTGGATATGATGGATCTAATAATGACATTTGACCAATGGAGATCAATTTGGATAGATGAGTGAACATATGGAAAAATTCCGCTCGTCGGCCACAACTGCAGCGTGCAAGTGTTGCTAAGGTTTTTTATTAAAGAAGGAAGAACGAGGCTTTGAAGATATGAATTGTGGCCTCGAGGTATTTGTAATTAGTTTTGGGCCTTTTGAAATCAGTCCATTCTAAAAAATATGACAATTGAGAAAACTCTTTACTTAGTACAtgtgtaaatttaattttattacTTGTATAATTTCTGACGTAATCCGGGTCTTAAATCCGGTCAGACCAGTCCGACCTTTGACCCTGTAAGGCGACCGGTCGACCTCCGGCCCGGTCCGAAAAACATTGCTTATGGCTCCATAACTACTTTGACCCTGTAAGGCGACCGGTCGACCTCCGGCCTGGTCCAAAAAACATTGCTTATGGCTCCATAACTACTGTTGAAAAGGGAACGGCGAATCCGTGTCATAATTAATAAGATGTCTTGTATATCATTACATGTTTTTTGGCTTCGGTTATAACATCTATAACCTCGATAGTTACTGTTCATCTCATTCGAAAGGGGAACTGAATTATTATTCAGAGTACAATGTCAAGTATTAGTAGGAGACAATTTGAGGAGGCGAATCAAGACACATGCCACTTGATAAACTAAATGAGTAGACATTTGTTACATCATCCACCATGCGTGTCATGCAAAATCTAATGGATGACAAGTGTGTGAATAGCAAACGACTTCTACTTGTTAAACATTACAAACAATAGAGTAACCACTCTCAATAGATGAATCAACAACTATGGCATATGTAAGCAAATTCATCAAGCCAAACTTGAAATATTAAGTCACTAACATTAGTCTGGATTCAAGATATATCAATTTAAGGATGCATGATGtttatataaaattttaaatcaaCCTTAATATAACTTTAAATAACTATGTATAAGGCATATAAATAAGTCCTTTATAAActaaaaggttttattaaaaagaactaAAAAAGTGCATCAAGACAAAAGAACAATGAGTTGATTATTCGGGCAGTTGTGAACTTGTAATACCTCATAAAACTCACTAATTGCATGTACTGGCAAGATGAGGAACAGTTTGTTCACGTTTTCGTTTGGCTTTTGTTGTCATCAACTTGTTGACAAGAGTTCTGATATTACCTAGCAAACAGATCAGCATCCTGTGTACACGTTGCAGGTGTCGACGTCTTAACTGAAACGTCAGCCTTCCTTTAAGAAACAGACCCGATTCTCGCAAGGCAAGTAACCCCCCGAGACTTGTACATATAACTAAAATGTTGTGTTGTGCAATTGCTTCTTGAAGCTGTAAGTTCTATGTACACAACTTTACAACCCGCTGCAAATGTCTTTCTATAAGATTACATCTAAACAAATTGAAGTAAAATAAATCTAGTACTACaacaaatcaacaaaagcaaaacCCATTTTTTGATACCACTGTACAGCTTTCTCTACCTTTTTTCTCCCAATCAATATACAACACCATTAGAAACAAGCACAAATTACTCGCGTTATCCCACCCGGTGATGAATACGCTACACTTCCCACGTGCTGCCATGGGTACGTCACTATGTCGGGTAGTGACTGACACAAATATTTATTCATCCTGTCCTGAATTTTCTTCAGCGGCGGCAGCAGCAGCGGCAGCAATGGTTTCCTCCTCGTTTGAGAGGCAACGAATAGGAACATAAACAAATCCTTTCGGCAACCGTTGATTTCTCATAGACGCTTGATCTGATGTCATCACCACCTCTTTCTCAAATGTTTCCGCATGCTGTCATGCAAATGTTGGCAACTAAGAGTGAGCACAAAATCCAGATAACCCAACCATAACCGCTTTAACCAGAAAAACAGAACCGGATTAACCGAATCAATTGAGAAGCGGACGATTTGGTTATAATTCGTTTAATAACCTGATTATAGTAATCCGTATTCATTATACGTATTTAATAACCAAAAAATTACCTTTCCATGCCGGAAGAACTTGCCGACGTCATCAGATGCAGAACGAGAAACGGCAGATGGTCTTTGTGGAATTTGTTTTCCCGCAAGTTGTGGTCTAACTGTAGGAGTTTGAGTGAAGATTTGAGAGGTTGAGCTGTCGTCGGTTTTTTGGTCATTGTCCATTGTCGTTGGCATTGGAAACTTAACGCGGCGCTTACCGGCAACCGTGCTATCGATTGTGACGTCATCTGATCTGTGAATGGTTTCACTGCGAGAGTTGTAACTGTTTGTGTAACCGCCTCTTAAGGATGTAGTTGCGGATTCTGAACTAACATCAGGTGATACGAAAGTGGTACAAACACGCATTGATGAAGATATTGATTCTCTATTACAACGGAGCATGTCATGTGAACAAAGTATCAGCTCACGCTGCAACAATGCAACCATAATCTAATCTCATTATtcgtgcaaaaaaaaaaaatggaagtcGGATTTTGATGCGCTAATTGCATACCTTCAATTTCTCCCGTCTTATTATTCTTTCACAGATAAGGCGTAATCTCTCCAATTCAACCTGCACGCAGATATAAGATCATTATATACGCTAATCATTCTAAAACGTTACTCTCGAACTTTCTTACAGAAATTTTAGAACAAATGAACATATAGAACCAACTCATAGACGACACTGTAACTCACCCTAACTTTTTTCAGAGAATTCCATTCCTCAGCACCGTGTTTCTGAGTCTCAGCCTAGCATATAAAAAATACATTTATTAGAAACTAGAGATGTTTTATTACGATAAAGACAATAATTATAGTAGGGAAAAAACATAAACCTTTGTTCTTTCCACCAGGCTATGTTTCTCGCAGTAAGCCTTGTGTTGTATCTTTCCACCGATAGTCCTCACGTTCATATAAAAGCCAACACTACTACCGCAAGTAGGATGAAATGTACTTTGACAGTGACCATAATTGCACTGCAAACAACATTTACAACATTTTTTATCaagcaaaaattaaaaaaataaacgtAAGCTGAGATATACAAGAAACTAGTATTAACCTCACCTTTATACAAACACCCTCTTTGCGGCTGCAAACAAGACATATGTCATTCCCCTTGGAGATAGCCTCCTGCCAATGCGACATGACATGATTGTGATTAATATAAATTGAAAAAAGTGATCAATATAAAGTGAAAAAGTGAAGCGGATATTACACACGTACCATGCCCTCAATAGCTTTCACTTGCCCCCTTCTGAATGTTGATTCTAGAACCCACTACATCATAAAGAGTCGGAAAAAAGTTCACTCAGATTACAATACATAAAACGATAGCACATGTAAGAGTTGGAAAAAAGTCAACACGGGAGAtagcaaaaagaaaaaaacaaatataCTTCAGCACAGAAGGCGTGGACCCATTGACCATCAGTTGACTTCCTAAAAGCACCAGTAGTGCCACCGCATAAGCCACATTCCCCTACACGAGACGGGGTTCCCCTGCTCCTGGAAGACAATAGATCTTCACACAACTCACAAAACCATGGACCTGTGGAATCTTTGACACTTCGATAACAATCAATGTGGACTGCCACCTGTCAACAGATAGTATTAACAGTATTACATTAGTTCTTCACAGAGGTCAAAAGGGAAAAGAGATGAAGATAGTTTTCATTTTAAGCATTATTGGTTAAACCTTGCAACTAGAACACACGATAATAGGGTTCAAAATCGTCTCCGCCCTTCTACAAACGTCACAAACCCTAGAATGAACTTTGTTCTCCAAAGTAGATGATGAAGCGTTAAAGTTCATTTCGGGTGAAGTCCAAGTTACAGACAACTTGGGATGTGTTTCCTTTGCTTGAGGGACTTGTTGAGCTTGAAGTGCAGATCTCCCACCGAAAGCTTTTATTTTCAAAGTATTCTGAAAACAAGATAATAATAAAAACCAACTACATAACTACTATAGTCAAACTATTACTTATCAAAATGAATAAAATGTCAACTACCTCTTGATGAGGAGACTCGTCAACTGTATCTTTCCTTAAAGATGACAGCCGAGACGAAGCGGCTGcagcggcagttgcagcagctagCACGGCTTGAGCTTCTTTATGTCGTCTCTCTTTTCGGCCCTGTTTTCTCACTTCTCTAAGGTCAGAAAGATACTGGCTCACCAACACAGCATCCCAGCTATGTCTTCTAACAGACTCAATCTCTTGTGGAAGACACTTTGTGACTTTAGAAATCAGAACATCTGCATGTACCACACAAACATAAGCCAATAGACTAGTCAGCAATATAAGAAAATAGATTTCAATTCTAAGAACATGTACCACTTATGTGCTTTCGCGCAGCGGCATTGCAAAGTAGCTGGTGCTGATAATACACGAGTTCTCCTTCTACTTCATCAACTGGAGACATACTTACGATGCTCATCCGCTTAGTTTTTTCCAACTCACAACTCGACTCAATAGAAGCTGAATTTTGATTTGGGTGATTGTAACCAACTTCAGGACCTAAGAATGATGGCTTCATCAAATGACATCATTATAGAACAACTGTAAGATATATGTATGAGGCAAGATCTTACCATCGTCCTCATCAGCTTTCATCTTAGAAGAAACTTGATTATGCAAACATATAAGCGGGTGGATATAAGAACCAGGAGAAGCTTCTGTTCTACTGCATTACCAGATATCTAGACGTTGGTATTCATGCAGAACCATATAATCACATGCATACAACGCAAAATAAAAATTCCCCAAACAACCCCTTCTTATACTTGATAATTAGTGAGTTACACAGAATGAAATTCCAGAACTTACATAAGAACAGAGCTGTCATTTATCGCAATTGAACAATCATGGCTTGCCAGATTGGATTTTACCCTGGTGTCACAACTAGAGTCGGTACCCCCGTCCACTTGACCACAGCCATTTTCGGAAACTGCACCTTTATGGTCAGCAGTGTTGTCTGGCAATCGATCGGAAGCTGGACAAGATTCGGGAGATATCTGCAGaaacaaaatttaaaattatTTGGATGTTGCGTTTTTTTAAAAGGACTtctgttaatggcgaatagcgacaatACAAATATCgcaataaggtacctatatgctacatagcggatagcgataaatagcgggcggctattttataaatagtgatacactagaaaaaaaattatgtgtattatatcaaaataccctggtatatatgctattttacatgtatatttaacaaaaacctaaaatccagctattttataattgctatttatattgAAAAAAAATTGTGCTATTATCGCTATCTATCGCTACAACCCTAATCGCGTGTTATAGTGATCGCTATGCATGCTCACTATTGACAACTATGATCTAGAAGCATAAAAAAAGACCAATGTTACGGGAATTATTACATCAAGACTTCTAGAAAGAAATATGCTAACTAAATCAATTAGCGTATCATCTATTTTAATCTCTACAATTATAACAAAAAAGTTGTTGGCTTCAGAGCTTAAAAATAACCTTTTCCTTTGAATCAGGAGAAGACTCCTGTCTGGGAAGATTCCCGCCATTGTTATTCTCATCCAAGACAACTCCATCGTCTGCGGAACTCCTCTTAAGAGACAATACAAGACCGTTATCCTTCAGAACCCTAATATTGCCTTTGGTTTTCTTACGAGATGGAGCCAACTTAACAGGAGAAcccccagcattgttgttgtctGATGCTCTAACGATAGCATTTTCACCACCCGATTCTTTCTCAGCCTTGGTAGACTTAACTTTAAGCTTCAAACTTTTCTGCAAACCACCACCATGAGCGTTATTTATAAGCCATTTAACCACTTTTCCATGCAATTCAGGAGGTAAGCAGTCATCCTGTAAGAAAGCAACTTCGATAAAATAGTTTGTCAAACAATATTGCTACAAAATAAAGCCCGTCAAACAAAGCATTACAGCGAGGTTTGATGCCAACGAATTAGCAGAAATGCTAATCTCTGAGGCCAGATCATTCAAATTGACATTTCCTCGATCAATCAGCTACAGACCAACAGATAAAGAGTAAAGTTGTTACATACAAACTTTTTAATAACATGTTTCAATAACAATTAGTGTACCTTCTTTAGCATGAGAGTGACATTATTCGAACCAGACACTTTAGCATCTTCAGCAGTGCTGCTGCCTTTGACCTCTGCCCCATCAATGCAATCTGTTTGACTTTTAAGGTTTGACTTGGTACCCAGCACCCCATCTTCAATAGATGCACTGCCTTCTTTTTGGGCTTCAGAATGCTTTGAGCAAAAAGCTCGCAACTCAACCTACGTTAATAAGAAAGCTACTTATGAGAGAACTTAATAGCTAACTGTGACTAGTAGATCCAGTGCATAATGAACAAAATGAGCTTACATCATCGCATCCGAATTTTCCCCAAATTTCCATCCTGTGTCTTGCTTCCCTTGCACACACGGGATGAAAAGAAGTTCGACAGGATCCTACGCAAGTATCAAGAAAACTCAATAGTACACACAGTGATTGATGGTGTGAAGAAGGCCAAAAGGCCCAAAAAAGATATCAGAATAGCAAAAAAAAATCCAACCAACCAAGTACTATTAAATACATTTACCC belongs to Helianthus annuus cultivar XRQ/B chromosome 5, HanXRQr2.0-SUNRISE, whole genome shotgun sequence and includes:
- the LOC110941365 gene encoding uncharacterized protein LOC110941365 isoform X1; translation: MSTGQCHRRRKMMGRSANGGCGTEEKHCPVNTSRVPNKSSLEDIDTNIDIDTGIGKENKFLLEDAPLARTVGVGVDLYSQACKALAVVSPFDVEDGQGKSSSSTSGVVTTLPAGLASCLTKHVDSRKRHKKTHLTDTKKNNKVSSRQEKGKGSSIWVETEGYFRELSVEDVERLNGTSYFRGNAVFTIPFIGHSASEINNHGGAVVAGGEQHDVNQFMEVDGVGGNDSTQKQEEENTAVLLPQSSSGVEWLLGSRSKIYLTSERPSKKRKLVGGEAGLEKLFVARPVKDQEPSTCCHYCSLGDTGNQLNRLIVCKSCGVAVHQRCYGVQQDDGDGCWECSWCRLKRDEDEITNGRCLLCSQQGGALKPVRKRGNDEGGIVEFAHLFCCQWMAEVYIEDTKSMEPIMNIEGIKDVQKKLVCCLCKVKCGACVRCSYGSCRTSFHPVCAREARHRMEIWGKFGCDDVELRAFCSKHSEAQKEGSASIEDGVLGTKSNLKSQTDCIDGAEVKGSSTAEDAKVSGSNNVTLMLKKLIDRGNVNLNDLASEISISANSLASNLADDCLPPELHGKVVKWLINNAHGGGLQKSLKLKVKSTKAEKESGGENAIVRASDNNNAGGSPVKLAPSRKKTKGNIRVLKDNGLVLSLKRSSADDGVVLDENNNGGNLPRQESSPDSKEKISPESCPASDRLPDNTADHKGAVSENGCGQVDGGTDSSCDTRVKSNLASHDCSIAINDSSVLIRTEASPGSYIHPLICLHNQVSSKMKADEDDGPEVGYNHPNQNSASIESSCELEKTKRMSIVSMSPVDEVEGELVYYQHQLLCNAAARKHISDVLISKVTKCLPQEIESVRRHSWDAVLVSQYLSDLREVRKQGRKERRHKEAQAVLAAATAAAAASSRLSSLRKDTVDESPHQENTLKIKAFGGRSALQAQQVPQAKETHPKLSVTWTSPEMNFNASSSTLENKVHSRVCDVCRRAETILNPIIVCSSCKVAVHIDCYRSVKDSTGPWFCELCEDLLSSRSRGTPSRVGECGLCGGTTGAFRKSTDGQWVHAFCAEWVLESTFRRGQVKAIEGMEAISKGNDICLVCSRKEGVCIKCNYGHCQSTFHPTCGSSVGFYMNVRTIGGKIQHKAYCEKHSLVERTKAETQKHGAEEWNSLKKVRVELERLRLICERIIRREKLKRELILCSHDMLRCNRESISSSMRVCTTFVSPDVSSESATTSLRGGYTNSYNSRSETIHRSDDVTIDSTVAGKRRVKFPMPTTMDNDQKTDDSSTSQIFTQTPTVRPQLAGKQIPQRPSAVSRSASDDVGKFFRHGKHAETFEKEVVMTSDQASMRNQRLPKGFVYVPIRCLSNEEETIAAAAAAAAEENSGQDE
- the LOC110941365 gene encoding uncharacterized protein LOC110941365 isoform X2; translation: MSTGQCHRRRKMMGRSANGGCGTEEKHCPVNTSRVPNKSSLEDIDTNIDIDTGIGKENKFLLEDAPLARTVGVGVDLYSQACKALAVVSPFDVEDGQGKSSSSTSGVVTTLPAGLASCLTKHVDSRKRHKKTHLTDTKKNNKVSSRQEKGKGSSIWVETEGYFRELSVEDVERLNGTSYFRGNAVFTIPFIGHSASEINNHGGAVVAGGEQHDVNQFMEVDGVGGNDSTQKQEEENTAVLLPQSSSGVEWLLGSRSKIYLTSERPSKKRKLVGGEAGLEKLFVARPVKDQEPSTCCHYCSLGDTGNQLNRLIVCKSCGVAVHQRCYGVQQDDGDGCWECSWCRLKRDEDEITNGRCLLCSQQGGALKPVRKRGNDEGGIVEFAHLFCCQWMAEVYIEDTKSMEPIMNIEGIKDVQKKLVCCLCKVKCGACVRCSYGSCRTSFHPVCAREARHRMEIWGKFGCDDVELRAFCSKHSEAQKEGSASIEDGVLGTKSNLKSQTDCIDGAEVKGSSTAEDAKVSGSNNVTLMLKKLIDRGNVNLNDLASEISISANSLASNLAKSLKLKVKSTKAEKESGGENAIVRASDNNNAGGSPVKLAPSRKKTKGNIRVLKDNGLVLSLKRSSADDGVVLDENNNGGNLPRQESSPDSKEKISPESCPASDRLPDNTADHKGAVSENGCGQVDGGTDSSCDTRVKSNLASHDCSIAINDSSVLIRTEASPGSYIHPLICLHNQVSSKMKADEDDGPEVGYNHPNQNSASIESSCELEKTKRMSIVSMSPVDEVEGELVYYQHQLLCNAAARKHISDVLISKVTKCLPQEIESVRRHSWDAVLVSQYLSDLREVRKQGRKERRHKEAQAVLAAATAAAAASSRLSSLRKDTVDESPHQENTLKIKAFGGRSALQAQQVPQAKETHPKLSVTWTSPEMNFNASSSTLENKVHSRVCDVCRRAETILNPIIVCSSCKVAVHIDCYRSVKDSTGPWFCELCEDLLSSRSRGTPSRVGECGLCGGTTGAFRKSTDGQWVHAFCAEWVLESTFRRGQVKAIEGMEAISKGNDICLVCSRKEGVCIKCNYGHCQSTFHPTCGSSVGFYMNVRTIGGKIQHKAYCEKHSLVERTKAETQKHGAEEWNSLKKVRVELERLRLICERIIRREKLKRELILCSHDMLRCNRESISSSMRVCTTFVSPDVSSESATTSLRGGYTNSYNSRSETIHRSDDVTIDSTVAGKRRVKFPMPTTMDNDQKTDDSSTSQIFTQTPTVRPQLAGKQIPQRPSAVSRSASDDVGKFFRHGKHAETFEKEVVMTSDQASMRNQRLPKGFVYVPIRCLSNEEETIAAAAAAAAEENSGQDE
- the LOC110941365 gene encoding uncharacterized protein LOC110941365 isoform X4, which codes for MSTGQCHRRRKMMGRSANGGCGTEEKHCPVNTSRVPNKSSLEDIDTNIDIDTGIGKENKFLLEDAPLARTVGVGVDLYSQACKALAVVSPFDVEDGQGKSSSSTSGVVTTLPAGLASCLTKHVDSRKRHKKTHLTDTKKNNKVSSRQEKGKGSSIWVETEGYFRELSVEDVERLNGTSYFRGNAVFTIPFIGHSASEINNHGGAVVAGGEQHDVNQFMEVDGVGGNDSTQKQEEENTAVLLPQSSSGVEWLLGSRSKIYLTSERPSKKRKLVGGEAGLEKLFVARPVKDQEPSTCCHYCSLGDTGNQLNRLIVCKSCGVAVHQRCYGVQQDDGDGCWECSWCRLKRDEDEITNGRCLLCSQQGGALKPVRKRGNDEGGIVEFAHLFCCQWMAEVYIEDTKSMEPIMNIEGIKDVQKKLVCCLCKVKCGACVRCSYGSCRTSFHPVCAREARHRMEIWGKFGCDDVELRAFCSKHSEAQKEGSASIEDGVLGTKSNLKSQTDCIDGAEVKGSSTAEDAKVSGSNNVTLMLKKKSLKLKVKSTKAEKESGGENAIVRASDNNNAGGSPVKLAPSRKKTKGNIRVLKDNGLVLSLKRSSADDGVVLDENNNGGNLPRQESSPDSKEKISPESCPASDRLPDNTADHKGAVSENGCGQVDGGTDSSCDTRVKSNLASHDCSIAINDSSVLIRTEASPGSYIHPLICLHNQVSSKMKADEDDGPEVGYNHPNQNSASIESSCELEKTKRMSIVSMSPVDEVEGELVYYQHQLLCNAAARKHISDVLISKVTKCLPQEIESVRRHSWDAVLVSQYLSDLREVRKQGRKERRHKEAQAVLAAATAAAAASSRLSSLRKDTVDESPHQENTLKIKAFGGRSALQAQQVPQAKETHPKLSVTWTSPEMNFNASSSTLENKVHSRVCDVCRRAETILNPIIVCSSCKVAVHIDCYRSVKDSTGPWFCELCEDLLSSRSRGTPSRVGECGLCGGTTGAFRKSTDGQWVHAFCAEWVLESTFRRGQVKAIEGMEAISKGNDICLVCSRKEGVCIKCNYGHCQSTFHPTCGSSVGFYMNVRTIGGKIQHKAYCEKHSLVERTKAETQKHGAEEWNSLKKVRVELERLRLICERIIRREKLKRELILCSHDMLRCNRESISSSMRVCTTFVSPDVSSESATTSLRGGYTNSYNSRSETIHRSDDVTIDSTVAGKRRVKFPMPTTMDNDQKTDDSSTSQIFTQTPTVRPQLAGKQIPQRPSAVSRSASDDVGKFFRHGKHAETFEKEVVMTSDQASMRNQRLPKGFVYVPIRCLSNEEETIAAAAAAAAEENSGQDE
- the LOC110941365 gene encoding uncharacterized protein LOC110941365 isoform X3, with protein sequence MSTGQCHRRRKMMGRSANGGCGTEEKHCPVNTSRVPNKSSLEDIDTNIDIDTGIGKENKFLLEDAPLARTVGVGVDLYSQACKALAVVSPFDVEDGQGKSSSSTSGVVTTLPAGLASCLTKHVDSRKRHKKTHLTDTKKNNKVSSRQEKGKGSSIWVETEGYFRELSVEDVERLNGTSYFRGNAVFTIPFIGHSASEINNHGGAVVAGGEQHDVNQFMEVDGVGGNDSTQKQEEENTAVLLPQSSSGVEWLLGSRSKIYLTSERPSKKRKLVGGEAGLEKLFVARPVKDQEPSTCCHYCSLGDTGNQLNRLIVCKSCGVAVHQRCYGVQQDDGDGCWECSWCRLKRDEDEITNGRCLLCSQQGGALKPVRKRGNDEGGIVEFAHLFCCQWMAEVYIEDTKSMEPIMNIEGIKDVQKKLVCCLCKVKCGACVRCSYGSCRTSFHPVCAREARHRMEIWGKFGCDDVELRAFCSKHSEAQKEGSASIEDGVLGTKSNLKSQTDCIDGAEVKGSSTAEDAKVSGSNNVTLMLKKDDCLPPELHGKVVKWLINNAHGGGLQKSLKLKVKSTKAEKESGGENAIVRASDNNNAGGSPVKLAPSRKKTKGNIRVLKDNGLVLSLKRSSADDGVVLDENNNGGNLPRQESSPDSKEKISPESCPASDRLPDNTADHKGAVSENGCGQVDGGTDSSCDTRVKSNLASHDCSIAINDSSVLIRTEASPGSYIHPLICLHNQVSSKMKADEDDGPEVGYNHPNQNSASIESSCELEKTKRMSIVSMSPVDEVEGELVYYQHQLLCNAAARKHISDVLISKVTKCLPQEIESVRRHSWDAVLVSQYLSDLREVRKQGRKERRHKEAQAVLAAATAAAAASSRLSSLRKDTVDESPHQENTLKIKAFGGRSALQAQQVPQAKETHPKLSVTWTSPEMNFNASSSTLENKVHSRVCDVCRRAETILNPIIVCSSCKVAVHIDCYRSVKDSTGPWFCELCEDLLSSRSRGTPSRVGECGLCGGTTGAFRKSTDGQWVHAFCAEWVLESTFRRGQVKAIEGMEAISKGNDICLVCSRKEGVCIKCNYGHCQSTFHPTCGSSVGFYMNVRTIGGKIQHKAYCEKHSLVERTKAETQKHGAEEWNSLKKVRVELERLRLICERIIRREKLKRELILCSHDMLRCNRESISSSMRVCTTFVSPDVSSESATTSLRGGYTNSYNSRSETIHRSDDVTIDSTVAGKRRVKFPMPTTMDNDQKTDDSSTSQIFTQTPTVRPQLAGKQIPQRPSAVSRSASDDVGKFFRHGKHAETFEKEVVMTSDQASMRNQRLPKGFVYVPIRCLSNEEETIAAAAAAAAEENSGQDE